The DNA segment CTCTCAGCCACCTTCATTCACTTgttcatattttcatattatctGATTATCACTGCTCTTGACTTACTGGGGGAAGCAAGAGAGGAGGGTGACTTAACCCTACTGACCATCCTCTTATTCTTACACCAACTTCTCTCCTCCAACCCAGTAAAGGGGCACCTCCTGAGGGTGGGTACCATCCTATCAGCCTCTGCATCAATTGTAGGGAGCTGAGCCAAAAGGATTTCCACAACTTTGAGGCCTGAGAATCTGAAAGCTGCTAGAGGGGACTTGGCAAATGTTGCAAAAGAAGCTAAAAGACACTTTGTGggagaggtggtggtggggggtacTTCCCTGACAGCCATCTCCCAATATCTGTAGGACTTTGTCTCGGGACAAAGACAGCAGAATAGGTCAGTAGGTTTCTTGGGAGCAGAGTCAGGACCAGTGTGGATGTCAGGGCCAGATGGGAAGGGGAGTCACTCGTTCAATGGGACAAAAGAGTTTCTATTGATGAACGCTGCCAGCTGGCATGTGCTGCCCCAGGAAGTGAGCGCTCCGTAGGAGGAGGTATAAAAGCTGAGGCTGGCTCAGTATTTACCAGCTAAATGTTCTAGCATTTAATTATTCAGAGGCCTTccccaatttgttttttttttttttttgaggtacgcgggcctctcactgctgtggtctctcccattgcggagcacaggctctggacgcgcaggctcagctgccatggctcacggcacgtgggatcttcccggaccggggcacgaacccgtgtcccctgcatcggcaggcggactctcaaccactgcgccaccagggaagccagcctTCCCCAATTTTGCTTCCACCACCAATCCCTCCTTCATTCCAACATCCACTCACTATGTCACTCACCTCTGATGGGTCTGTTTCTTAGGGACGATAAAGGCAGCTGCCTCACTCCCCTCAGGAGCTGGGACTCTCAGACGGGACCAGGAAACTCGAGCTTTAGGACAAGGGCTCTCATGCAAATGAGGTGCTTCCCTCATGTCTCCTGGGtatctcctcttcctctgctctctAGCGAGGGGACtcccaggtccatctatgttcaGTGTTGAGTGGACTTTGACGAACACTTTGGGGTCTCCTCATGATGCTCAACAGCAGCTTGGAAACCAGTACAGACTCCAGTCTGGGAAATGGATGAAAGTAGAATCTTTGTTCTCATCTCTGCCTCTTTGTCTTTCCCCAAAGTTCatgtttctcctcttctctctacCTGATAGAATCCAATTCACCCTTCCAAACTCAGCTCAAACCTTGCCTCTTCTGGGAGGCTGATCTTGACCTCACAGGTGACAGCCAGGGCCTCCACCTTGGCTTCCACAGCATGTATGTTTCTGAAACTCTATGTCTGCCTTCTAGGCTGAGCAGGGAGCTCTTTGCAGGTCAAGACTGTCCTGGTCCAGAGATACTCTAAGTGGGGTGCACTGGGGGACAGGAGAAAACATCTACAAATTTCTGCTTATTTCTCTCTAGCCTAccctttattaaaatttatattattgggacttccctgatgatcCAGTGGTGAGGGCTCCGCACTTCCACTTccgggggcatgggttcgatcccgggttagggaactaagattccacgtaccatgtggtgtggccaaaaaaaaaaaaaaaaaaaaaaaatctatattgttGAAAACTTCAAGTGTACATACTAGTGCAACAGGGtgcatataattataatatagagATGGGATTTGAACACTCAGAATATTTACTGATGTGGGTGTGAGTAATCACATAGATTCGGAAGCTACTCACAGAGATTTGGTCATTACTGTTTCCCTGGTTCCTATCACAAAACAGACAGTAAATATCAGTACATGTTAGAGTGACGAATGAACGAAGGAATGAGTGATGTTGCCGCGGTTTAGTCTCTTGTAATGTCTCATAGCTGTTAGCTGGGTGACACTGGGCAAGATACTTCCCTTTCTTAGGCCCTAAATTCCTCACCTATGAAATAAGCACTTTGGATCAGTTTCTGTCCCACATGCCTTCCAgcattaattcttctaggtgaGGTTGGAGTCACTCCTCCAGTGGAGGACAGCATAATTCAGTCAGTAATTATCCTAGCAAGTGTTTAAATTGCACTAATTACATGCCAGGCTCTCTGGTCTAAGGGCTCAGCATGTCCTAATtcatttatcctcacaacaaccccgcGTAGGAAGAAGACAggcgcagagaggttaagtaacttgttcaaagcCACAGGGTGTGGCAGATGTGCGCCCACCCGACCACTGACCACTGCCACTCTCAGTGTTGCTGGCTGACTTCCAGCTGTGCACAGAGGAAGCCAGAAGTCCCCAGCCAATGAGTGACAGGGAGTTGGTATGTTGGTGCTCTTGTATCTCTTGGCGGAGGCAACCACAAGGAAGGCGTTGACCCCATCTGGCGCATCCCCCACGGGAGCTCATCACTGACAGTGCCAATGGGCTTGCTCACTCCATTTTAGTTGCCTGCCTTTCCTGCCCTTTCTTACCCGCCCCCATCTTCCCCAACAAACTACTTTCCCTCTGCTTCTTAGGAACTGCAAATTAAGGCAGATCCAGGCTCTGGATCTTACAGACTGGCTGGGGAGTTGGGCTCTTAACTATCTTCCTCCCTGCAAAGGACAAAAGCTTTGGGGCAGTCTGCTAGGCTGTCATGGTTGGGGTCCTGCCATTTATTCACTGTGATGGGTTCAGCTGTGTCCCCCacccaaaaaagaaatgttgtaGTCCTAGCCCCAGGAACTCAGGATGTGAGCTTATTTGGAAATACGATCTTTAGTGTGGTGATAAGTTAAGAGTTCATTAGGGagttcattagggtgggcccccatccaatatgactggtgtcctgatAAAAAGGGCAAAGTAGGTCACAGACctggagaatgccatgtgaagccTGGacttatgctgccacaagccaggccttccaggagctgggggaatGGCCTGGAATAGATCATTCTCCAGacccttcagagggagcatgttcctgctgacaccctgatctcagacttctagcctccagaagtggaagagaataaaagtaaataaataaaccactCAGTTCATGGTGTTTTGTTACAGTAACTCCAGGAAACCAACTCACATCTCCATACCTCCATTTTATCTTCAAAGGATTCtcagaagattaaatgaaataatgccagaaATACGctaagcacagagcctggcacatggcaagcaCTCACTAAATGGGTAGATGCTTTTCTTTAACTGAAGTAGCAATCCCCACCCTACCACAGGACCTCAGGGAAGGAAGTTCCTTGAGCAAGTAGACAGTTGAGTCTCatgctccttcctttctccttctgagactccagGAGAACAACCTGTCCCCAAATTTGACCTGGTCCAAGAAGTGAAGAACGAAAGCTTTCATGTTGAGGTGTCTGTCACCCAGGTTTTTGTGTAGCTTGGGGTGACTATTAAGAGGTAGATGGTGCTGTAATGGGTTTGCTTCCTATACCTGGTAGGGCCCAGTCTGAGGACAGGAAAAGGGGAGGTGCTGGCTGCTCTGCAGAATAATGAGAAGGACCACCATTTCCATGGACCCTAGTGGTGAAGGTCCTTACTTGCAAACAACAGAATCCACTCCAGTTAGTTTAATTAGGAaaagaatttattaaatataagatTTAAGCCACAGACAGATAAATATTCAACATCACTGTGGGGAAAAGGGGTTTCTTCATTGAAAAGTCCTCTGCCACCACTGACGCTCGGAACTGGATGCCAGAACTTCCGTCGCTGCCCCCTCCAAGGAGTGCAGTGATGGTGGAGAGTGGGATGAAGGTGAGGAAAGAGGCAGGGCTCTGCTGAGGAGGGTAGGTctgagaaggaagcagaggaagaggCTCAGCTCTTTCAGAAGGCAGAGCCCAGCGCTGTGTGGGGCCTCCTAGGACTTCACCATCTCAGGGGAGCCCAGCTGCCCGGCTCTCTGCAAGAAGAAAGGAACTTGTTGATTGCCATCACTGAAGCCCCTGACCTTGATAGTCTACACTCTGACAGAGCCTTGACCATCACAGAAATGAGAAAGCACAGTACTCCTGACACTAGGATGACCAACGAGAACAAAACCAGCTTGCCAAGCCTAGGTGGGGCACTCAGGAGCACTGCAGACCCACTGTGGAGGGTGGCtgcctcagtgttcccatctgaaaaaggagaggagaggagtggCTTCGATTATCTAGAGGGCGATTCCAGTTGTGACCGTCTGCCAAGCTGGCCCGTGGAGGATGTGCTCAGTCTGTGGTTTCACAGGACACTGCAGCCACTTCTCTTGGGCAGCAGTGAGGGGGAAAAGACACTGTGCAGCTGTGAATGGCGTGTGGGCCCCTGAGCTCCACCTCtttccccagcccttcccctcccatcctgccctgcccctgtCTTACCCCCGGCCCTGTTGCGGCCACCACAGGTGCTGATGCAGTCCTCCTTATCCAGGAAGTTGTTCTGCTTCCTTCTGCACCCACCGTAAGCAAAGGTCTCGCAGAGCCCAGACTTGGCGTTGTAGAAGTATCTGATGAACAGGGCCCTGCAGGGACCCGTGTAGGGAGGCTCCAGGCAGAAGGCAGGGCGCAGGGCTGCAGGGACTGGGACGGGCTCTGGGTCAGTTATGAGAATGGTGATCACAGCTCGGTCTACAGGGTCGGCAACTGAAACCAACAGTGTCTTGAAATAGAAtgatggggctgggggtggggcattAGCAGAGCTTGAAATGTGAAGCCTCCATTTAATGGTCTGCCTTCTGAggcattattattactgttgttaggTGTGAGGATGACATGGTGATGACGTAGAAAACCATACACCCTTCATGAAGTATTTATGGAATGACTGGCATGATGCCTTAGATTAGCTTTAAAaaactctgggggaaaaaaaggacataCCTAAACAATATTCTCCATATGTTGGTAATTGCTGAAAGTGAACAATGTGTACATCGGGTTTGCTATATAATCTTCTGTACTTTTGAGTATGGTTGAAATTTTCCACTATTAAAAAAAGTGTGAAAGAATCatgctgtagggcttccctggtggcgcagtggttgagagtccgcctgccgatgcaggggacacgggttcgtgccccggtctgggaagatcccacatgccgcggagcggctgggcccgtgagccatggccactgagcctgcgcgtccggagcctgtgctccgcaacgggagaagccacaacagtgagaggcccgcgtatcacaaaaaaaaaaaaaaaaaaaaagaatcatgctgTAATGGAGAAAGGCATAGAAAAACATACAGTGTATTTACTTTGGCTATCTCATGGGGGCGGGAATACTAGAATTTTGAGGGGTGTGATAtggtgatttataataagaaatatatttggtctttgttccatcctggcacagagcttctaaaattctggaatttcctaagtgaggaGAGTAATAAAAGTGTATTCAGTTATGTGAAGagggtgacttttggaaagcccctaggtGACCCAAGGATGCcgactggttgccaggggaaacaAGTGCCTGATCAGATGGTTGAACTTTAACCGACATCCCAAAGCGCCTACCTCCAGGGAGAAGAGAGTGGGTGGAAGTTTATCAGTCACCAATGGTTaatgatttaatcagtcatgactatgtaatgaagcctcccaTAAAACGCAAAAGCATTGAATTTGGAGAGTTTCCTGGTTGGCGAACAGGAGCAGATTTGGGGAGTGTGTACTGATGAGAGACAGCATGGAAGCTCCGTGCCCTTTCCCCTTACCTTGCCTTATGCAGCCTTTCCATATGGTTGTCCTGAGCTACATCCTTTTATGATAAACTGTTAATCTTGTAAGTAAAACGTTTCCCTGAGTCTGTGTTGCTCAAGCAAATTAATTTAACTCCACGGCgtttgtgggaacctctgatatGTAGTTGTTGGTCAGAAGCATGAGTGACAAGCTGGACTTGTAATTGGCATCTGAAGATGGAAGGAGACCTGTGGGACACAGTCCTTAACGTGTGGAATCTGACACTATTTCCAGGTTCCTAGCCTTAGAACTGGTATGATGGTAGGAAAGCCAGTCAGTGTTCCCTGAGAATtcgagaattgcttggtggtttggaaaaacaaacacatagcaAGAAGAGGAGTCTTAAAACTTTCCTTACACATCTTTATATCCtctcaagttctttttttttttttttttgcgctgtacgcgggcctcttactgttgtggtctctcccgttgtggagcagaggctccggacgcacaggctcagtggccatggctcacgggcccagccgctccgcggcatgggggatcctcccagaccggggcacgaacccgcgtcccctgcatcggcaggcggactctcaaccactgcgccaccagggaagccctcctctcaaGTTCTTATGAGCATATATTCCTTTTGCAATTacgaaagaagaaatatttaaaataaaatataccacaatttttatAATGAGTACATTTATATTGTAGAAGAATATGTATTGACATCAAAAAATGGTTGCAGCCTATTGTGGAGTAAAAGAAGCCCTCCATCCAGTGACATATTACTTTTGCAAAGCTTAAAACTCCCACTGTGAAGATATGAGTGTCAATCCCTCTTTTAGCAACAGATcccttttttcaaagaaaaacttaTTGAAAGAAACCTGGGCGTTGGGTTGGAGCCCCATCCTCAGCCCTCTCGCTACCTACCCCCAGCCATTCTCTCACCCCTTCCTACCCCAGTACCCCCAAGTCTCAAGGAACATCTAGTGCAAATCCCTGGACTATATTCTTTAAGGTCTTAGAGGACCCACTCtttggctgtgtgatcttagggaaGACAAGTAACCACTCTGAGCCACAGCATCCTAATCATAGAAATGAGCATAATAATCTCAACCTTAGGGACTTGTTGAGAGGATTACAGATGATGTCCGTCAAGTAACTGGCAATCGAtcaatactcaataaatattagttattagaGTAATTGTTAGATGCACTcattcaattttaatttaatgttccAGGGCAGTGTCCAAGCTAAAAATCACCTCTGGACACAATTGCCCATTAAAGCCCTTCAACCCACCCACACCAATGCACAACAGACGAGTCCCCAGGGACCACCCTGGACATCCACACAGTCAGGTTTTGCAACATTGGGACATATGATGCTTCTTTTCTGGAACCTCAGATTAAGTAAATGGCTTCCTTTTAGAACTGTAGTATATCAAGAACACATTTATTCTACGTAATGTTTTAAAACGTGTATTGGtcagaaactggaaaaataattatatattttagacaTAAGTTGTCAACATGTAAAATATCTGGATGAAACATTTAAGATAGGAACTCAAGTTCTCTGCATCATTCAATGTGTCTATTCAGCCACAGACTTCTCTATCCCTCaattaaccaaaaagaaaatcctgcGAAACACAGGCTAATCACATAAATGTCCAGAGAGCAGAGGGAAAGCtctcatttatgagaaaaaccttGGCATCGATTAGAAAGTTGCTTTCTTAAACATAAGGAATGGCAAGTCTCTATTTAAAAGAAGAGTTTCCTCTTTGAAGCAGAAAATTACATCTGATAGAAGATAATATTTTCACTTGAACTTGCAATCAGGAATGAGGCGTATTCAGGTCTCAATGTAAAGCTCTTGGTCTCAGCCGAGCAGGGCCAGGATTAGAGTGAAGCAAACAGGCAGGTCAGGCAAGTGCAGGGTCAcatcctgtctttatttaaaacattcacaTGGAGTGCACGGTGGATTTTTGCATTAGTTTTTGATTTTTTACACTATTGCAATCAATTATGATTTATCTGCATTATAAGTTTTTTAGCCTCCCTTTAAATTCTGCGCTGGAGGTGAGTGCCTCTCACCTTGccctagtcccagccctgccacggagGTGGAGCACATCCTCTCTGGAGGCTGAGGAGGTGAGGAAAGGGAAGGCTGTGCTTCCAGAGGACACGGGGCTGCACTGTTCCCTCCTCATCTCTGGATGAGCAAGTCAATTCGTTCCTGTACATGAGGACCTCAGAGTAGAAGGATGTATCCGTAACCTTTGGGTTGCAGGATTTGGAAATCttgatttacttttttatgtctttctttattGTCTAAGTTTTAGATAATGAACACATACTACTGCATTTTTGTATCAGGAAACAGCAAAGGAAAGATAATTAATTGTTTAATCAAGGAACAGAATTATCCTCTACAGAGCAACTCATTCATGTTATTCAAGAGAACTGGGATCAACCCAGGGAACAACATAGGTACACACTCCATCGTGGCTCACCTGGACCACCGCAGCAGCCTGCCCATGGGCCTCTGTCTCTGCCCTTCGCCCCCTAGAGGCCACTCTCCGCACTGCAGCCCCACGGATCCTGTTACAACTTGAGTCCTAACCCATTGCTCCCGTGACCAATCCCTCAGTGACTCCCCATCTCTCTCAAATTCTGATTCTTATAAAGTCCTACAAAGCTGGCCAGGACCTGCCCCCATGGCCTCTCTGCCTCATCCccttccactcccctccccttcacCCACTTATCTCCAGCCACCCTGGTCCGGACTGTGGCTCAAACACACCAGGCACGTTTTTCTGCAGCCTCTGCTCAACGCCTCCTTATCACAGAGGGTTTCACTGACCCTCTACAGAAAGAGCACAGCCTCCTGTATCCCCATCACTCTCTACCTTCAAGACACTTGCCATGACCTGGTATACTATTTCCACCTACTCAATTGTCTGTCTTCCTTCTAGAGGGCACTGGTTCTTGTGCTATGTTTTATTCACAGCTGCGTCCCCATACCAAGAACAGTGGCTTGTAGgggcttgataaatatttgtcaaatgaatgaatctcCCATTTCATGCTCATGCCAAGTGCACCGACACAGTAGAATGAATATAATTAAATTCTTGTTAGTTAAATGTCTATTTGATGAGGGGgcactgaaactgagcaggaccctgtggggttctgggcacaaaagcctttctgtgttgCCCTCCACCTCCATTTCTTATTTGCAGGAAAAAGGTGTCAGCCTCCTGGACCTTCCAGAATACCAACcagcagattcaaacagttgctgatCAGGGatgtgagggaatgcagaaaccaaggagaagcagtcaagaaacaatagtgtcCAGGTTCCTACAGAAGGAATATACTTatcaatatctttgagttcttctgcaggaactaagtcccccacccaggtggaggatggtaacttctggctgagcacaagattcctggaacactgccctgttacctcaccaccaaccaatcagaaggaagtcacacaccctgcagctctcatcccaaattttgcctataaaaacttctcccTCCCTGAAAACCAtgggggagtttggggtttttaaggcatgagccagcctagtctccttgcatggccctgcaataaacctttctctgcttcaaACTCACACgtttcggtttgtttggcctcactgtgcgacGGGCACACAAATGTGCATTCGATAGCAGCACGCCTGGATAATTATGAATCTAGCTCTAATGTTCTGTATCCTGAgaggataataaaataatagtcagacatgggggaaggggaagggcctTGAGTTTTTACTAATATTCTAACAGCCTGGGAGAAGCACAGCCTTGACCCCAAGAGCAAAGTCACAGAAGTGTTGCATTTCTTGCAATAATAATGGAGAAATAATGTCATTATTGAccactaaatattttttcttgaagaaaGGAGGTAGGTAGACAAATCTTTTCAGACTAAGACATCTTGGTGgaaaaaggacattattgggcATGAAATGTGAAAAGACTCTATATTCATGATGGATAATCCCTTGTAAGAACTTGTTTGGTAGTTATCTCTTGTACAGGTGGGGAAATTGCAGAAAAGTGACTGACCTCAGGTCCCAGAGCAGGTGAGTAGTAAGGTCAGGGCAGTATATGATCCTGTTACAACCCATTTGATGAAGCACCTGACATCTGCAGGGAACTCTTAAAATATAGATAACAGGTAAGAATTTCTGGGAGCACTGCCTCCCACTTTTACTCCCCTGTACCTGAGCTTCATCCCAGCCACCAAAGCCCAGGGATGTATGAGTCTGGATTTCTTCCCAGACACCAAATATGTAGTGTCTCTACCAACACCCACTAATTCTCCAACGCCAACTGGGTGCCCCCCAAGTCAACTCACTAAATCTGCGGAGTTAACGCCGACCCCAGCGGTTGAGGGCTCAATGCCATCAGATAGCCACCACTTCAAA comes from the Delphinus delphis chromosome 15, mDelDel1.2, whole genome shotgun sequence genome and includes:
- the LOC132438478 gene encoding serum basic protease inhibitor-like, whose translation is MSRLCLSIALLFLLGTLVAGTPGGETSNQVQVPAALRPAFCLEPPYTGPCRALFIRYFYNAKSGLCETFAYGGCRRKQNNFLDKEDCISTCGGRNRAGESRAAGLP